A window of Blastomonas sp. SL216 contains these coding sequences:
- the uca gene encoding urea carboxylase, producing MSYDTVLIANRGAIATRIIRTLRAMGLRSVAVYSEADEDSLHVALADEAVCIGPARASESYLNVPAILEAARATGAGAIHPGYGFLAENADFAEACAAAGIVFIGPSPENIRTFGLKHSARALAAAHDVPLAPGTDLLTDEAEAVEAAERIGFPIMLKATAGGGGIGMRVCEDADAVRDGFATVARLGQGNFGDSGVFLERFIRRARHIEVQIFGDGAGKVVALGERDCSLQRRNQKVVEEAPAPLLPQAIRAELYAAAIRLGQAARYRSAGTVEFLYDAERQEFFFLEMNTRLQVEHGVTEEVMGIDLVEWMVRGGQGDFAFLGDAPTTPRGHSVQVRLYAEDPAQDYRPTSGTLTSVQFPADIRTETWVMAGSTVSSWYDPMLAKLIVHAETRELAVAAMQAALDDARIDGIESNLRWLREVVRAPAFVTGEVSTRALESVVYHPQSIQVVSGGTATTVQDWPGRQKLWAVGVPPSGPMDDQSFRLGNRLLGNPEGTSGLELTLTGPTLLFNAPARICLTGADFSAMLDGAPVPLGQAVEIAAGQTLSLGRAKQGGLRGYILFAGGLDIAPYLGSTSTFELGQFGGHAARRLLAGDTLHLAGAATSDPLPKVALPPIGSEWTLRVLYGPHGAPDFFTHGDIDTLISAEWQVHYNSNRTGVRLVGPKPQWARKDGGEAGLHPSNIHDNPYAIGAVDFTGDMPIILGPDGPSLGGFVCPFVVIAADRWKIGQLTPGDKLRFVPVNAHDAFAADSLQRRLVATGEAHMESPARPIETLSPILGIIAEGPQRPRTVYRQQGDRNILVEYGPIVLDIELRIRVQALLTELERMALPGVIDIVPGIRSLQFHFDGSTMTQGAALAALMAAEERLGDLEDFTIPSRIVHLPLSWRDPATIETIEKYMGTVRDDAPWCPDNIEFIRRINGLPDAAAVENLIFQTNYLVLGLGDVYLGAPVATPVDPRHRLVTTKYNPARTWTPPNVVGIGGAYMCIYGMEGPGGYQLFGRTIQVWNTYRQTEAFTEGKPWLLRFFDQIRFYPVSAEELAEWRRDFPSGRRSIRIEPSEFRLADYRAFLADNAESISAFEAQRQAAFDAERAEWQRLGEFDRVDPADLVVSEVQAVDVPEGADLVETPFGGSVWKMLVEVGDEVAAGDAIAIIEAMKMECRVDSPGAGTVAALYARERQSVQPGEPILALTRHG from the coding sequence ATGAGCTACGATACGGTCCTGATTGCCAATCGCGGTGCCATTGCCACCCGGATCATCCGCACGCTGCGGGCCATGGGGCTGCGCTCGGTCGCGGTCTATTCCGAAGCCGACGAGGATTCGCTGCATGTGGCACTCGCCGACGAGGCGGTGTGCATCGGCCCGGCGCGGGCGAGCGAGAGCTATCTTAACGTCCCTGCGATCCTGGAAGCGGCGCGCGCCACCGGGGCAGGGGCGATCCATCCGGGCTATGGCTTTCTCGCCGAGAACGCCGATTTCGCCGAGGCCTGCGCGGCAGCGGGCATCGTGTTCATAGGCCCCAGCCCCGAGAATATCCGGACCTTCGGGTTGAAGCACAGCGCGCGCGCGCTCGCCGCCGCGCATGATGTGCCGCTGGCACCGGGCACCGATCTGCTGACCGACGAGGCCGAAGCGGTCGAGGCGGCAGAGCGCATCGGCTTTCCGATCATGCTCAAGGCGACGGCGGGCGGCGGCGGCATCGGCATGCGCGTGTGCGAGGATGCCGATGCCGTGCGCGACGGCTTTGCCACCGTCGCACGGCTTGGCCAGGGTAATTTCGGCGATTCCGGCGTTTTCCTGGAGCGGTTCATCCGCCGCGCCCGGCATATCGAGGTCCAGATTTTCGGCGATGGCGCGGGCAAGGTCGTGGCTTTGGGCGAGCGCGACTGCTCGCTGCAGCGCCGCAACCAGAAGGTCGTCGAGGAAGCGCCCGCACCGTTGCTCCCGCAAGCGATCCGCGCCGAGCTCTATGCCGCTGCGATCCGGCTGGGTCAGGCGGCGCGCTATCGCTCCGCTGGCACGGTCGAATTCCTCTACGATGCCGAGCGGCAGGAATTCTTCTTTCTGGAGATGAACACCCGGCTTCAGGTCGAACATGGCGTGACCGAAGAGGTCATGGGCATCGATCTGGTCGAATGGATGGTGCGCGGCGGGCAGGGCGATTTCGCGTTTCTGGGCGATGCGCCAACCACGCCCCGCGGCCATTCGGTGCAGGTCCGCCTGTACGCCGAGGACCCTGCGCAGGATTATCGCCCGACCTCCGGCACGCTGACATCGGTCCAGTTTCCCGCCGACATCCGCACCGAAACCTGGGTGATGGCGGGCAGCACGGTGAGCAGCTGGTACGACCCGATGCTCGCCAAGCTGATCGTGCATGCCGAGACGCGCGAACTGGCCGTCGCCGCGATGCAGGCGGCGCTCGACGACGCCCGGATCGATGGCATCGAGAGCAATCTGCGCTGGCTGCGCGAAGTGGTGCGCGCGCCTGCGTTCGTCACCGGCGAGGTGTCCACGCGCGCGCTGGAAAGCGTGGTTTATCACCCCCAGAGCATCCAGGTGGTGAGCGGCGGTACCGCGACCACGGTGCAGGACTGGCCGGGACGTCAGAAGCTCTGGGCGGTCGGCGTGCCGCCCTCGGGGCCGATGGACGACCAGTCGTTCCGCCTCGGCAACCGGCTGCTCGGCAATCCCGAGGGCACATCCGGGCTGGAGCTGACGCTGACCGGGCCGACGCTGCTGTTCAACGCGCCCGCGCGCATCTGCCTGACGGGTGCGGATTTCAGCGCGATGCTGGATGGTGCGCCGGTGCCGCTGGGTCAGGCGGTCGAGATCGCAGCGGGCCAGACGCTGAGTCTGGGGCGCGCCAAACAGGGCGGCCTGCGCGGTTACATCCTGTTCGCAGGCGGGCTCGACATCGCACCCTATCTGGGCAGCACCAGCACGTTCGAGCTCGGCCAGTTCGGCGGCCATGCGGCGCGGCGGCTGCTCGCGGGCGATACCCTGCATCTGGCCGGGGCGGCGACGTCCGACCCGCTGCCGAAGGTCGCGCTGCCCCCGATCGGCAGCGAATGGACGCTGCGCGTGCTCTATGGCCCGCATGGCGCGCCCGATTTCTTCACCCACGGCGATATCGACACGCTGATTTCGGCCGAATGGCAGGTGCATTATAATTCCAACCGCACCGGCGTGCGCCTTGTCGGCCCCAAGCCGCAATGGGCGCGCAAGGATGGCGGTGAGGCGGGGCTGCATCCGTCGAACATCCACGACAACCCCTATGCCATCGGCGCGGTCGACTTTACCGGCGACATGCCGATCATCCTGGGGCCGGACGGACCGTCGCTAGGCGGGTTCGTCTGCCCGTTCGTGGTAATCGCGGCGGACCGCTGGAAGATCGGGCAGCTGACCCCCGGCGACAAGCTCCGCTTCGTACCCGTCAACGCGCATGATGCCTTTGCGGCGGACAGCCTGCAGCGGCGGCTGGTCGCGACCGGCGAGGCGCATATGGAAAGCCCTGCGCGGCCGATCGAGACGCTCTCGCCGATCCTGGGCATCATTGCCGAAGGGCCGCAGCGCCCGCGCACCGTGTATCGCCAGCAGGGCGACCGCAACATCCTGGTCGAATATGGCCCGATCGTGCTCGACATCGAGCTGCGCATCCGCGTGCAGGCGCTGCTGACCGAGCTTGAGCGGATGGCACTGCCCGGCGTGATCGACATCGTGCCCGGCATCCGGTCGCTGCAATTCCATTTCGATGGCAGCACGATGACGCAGGGCGCGGCATTGGCAGCGCTGATGGCGGCGGAAGAGCGGCTGGGCGATCTGGAGGATTTCACCATCCCCTCGCGCATCGTCCACCTGCCGCTGAGCTGGCGCGATCCGGCGACAATCGAGACGATCGAGAAGTACATGGGCACGGTGCGCGACGATGCGCCCTGGTGCCCGGACAATATCGAGTTCATCCGCCGCATCAACGGCCTGCCCGACGCCGCGGCGGTCGAAAACCTCATCTTCCAGACCAATTATCTCGTACTGGGCCTGGGCGATGTGTACCTCGGCGCGCCGGTCGCAACTCCGGTCGATCCGCGCCACCGGCTGGTGACGACCAAATACAACCCGGCACGCACCTGGACTCCGCCCAATGTCGTCGGCATCGGCGGCGCGTATATGTGCATCTACGGCATGGAGGGGCCGGGCGGGTACCAGCTGTTCGGGCGGACCATCCAGGTGTGGAACACCTATCGCCAGACCGAGGCGTTTACCGAGGGCAAGCCCTGGCTGCTGCGCTTCTTCGACCAGATCCGCTTCTATCCGGTGAGCGCGGAAGAGCTGGCCGAATGGCGGCGCGATTTCCCAAGCGGCAGGCGCTCGATCCGCATCGAGCCATCCGAATTCCGCCTCGCCGATTATCGCGCGTTCCTCGCCGACAATGCGGAATCGATCAGCGCGTTCGAGGCGCAGCGCCAGGCGGCGTTCGATGCCGAGCGCGCCGAATGGCAACGTCTGGGCGAATTCGACCGCGTCGATCCGGCGGATTTGGTGGTCAGCGAGGTGCAGGCGGTCGACGTGCCCGAAGGCGCTGATCTGGTCGAAACACCGTTCGGCGGCAGCGTGTGGAAGATGCTGGTCGAGGTCGGCGACGAGGTGGCGGCGGGCGATGCCATCGCGATCATCGAGGCGATGAAGATGGAATGCCGCGTCGATAGCCCAGGCGCGGGCACGGTCGCGGCGCTTTATGCGCGCGAGCGGCAATCGGTGCAGCCGGGCGAGCCAATCCTGGCGCTGACGAGGCACGGATGA
- a CDS encoding urea carboxylase-associated family protein has product MSADPHVSGLSGPIVHDAIVPARAPWLHHVAAGQTLRIVDLEGNQAVDFLLYATADDAERYSAQDTVAAQGNLFLREGTVLRSNEGRAMMTITGTSVDYHDTIGGACSCESNTLRYGHHTKSEHACVENFLEANLLEGRGKRDIVSNINFFMNVPVEADGSLGIVDGISAPGLTVDLRAEMDVTVVVSNCPQINNPCNGFNPTPVRMIVTA; this is encoded by the coding sequence ATGAGCGCCGACCCGCATGTTTCCGGCCTGTCCGGACCGATTGTTCATGACGCCATCGTCCCCGCACGCGCGCCCTGGCTGCACCATGTCGCTGCCGGGCAGACGCTGCGCATCGTCGATCTGGAAGGCAACCAGGCGGTCGATTTCCTGCTCTATGCCACCGCCGACGATGCCGAACGCTATAGCGCGCAGGATACCGTCGCGGCGCAGGGCAACCTGTTCCTGCGCGAAGGAACGGTGCTGCGATCAAACGAGGGCCGGGCGATGATGACCATCACCGGGACATCGGTCGACTATCATGACACCATTGGCGGTGCATGTTCATGCGAATCCAATACCTTGCGTTACGGCCATCACACCAAGTCCGAACATGCATGCGTCGAGAACTTCCTTGAGGCGAACCTGCTCGAAGGGCGCGGCAAGCGCGACATCGTGTCGAACATCAACTTCTTCATGAACGTGCCGGTCGAAGCCGATGGCTCGCTCGGCATTGTCGACGGGATTTCCGCGCCGGGCCTGACGGTCGATCTGCGCGCCGAGATGGACGTGACCGTGGTCGTCTCCAACTGTCCGCAGATCAACAATCCCTGCAACGGCTTCAACCCCACGCCCGTCCGCATGATCGTCACCGCATGA
- a CDS encoding urea carboxylase-associated family protein: MTAVLSDPSAARAHARSMAGTRVESMPVLPPVADDLPEGVAADDLLWEETIAPGGYATRKLARGTRLRLIDTRGDACAGLQLFNAEMPTERLNVADTVKVQWNAYLGAGKLLLSDMGRVLMSIVEDDAGTHDAFCGTSNAATNGAKYGNGSNSGPYPNGRDRFLLGAAKHGLGRRDVHPCVNLFKGATIAEDGAIVPQVGPFEPGRQVLLRAEMDVIVVIANVPHVLDPRPEYTVAPLRVSAWRGPITPENDPIRNATPEGQRAFVNVEDYFRR, from the coding sequence ATGACTGCCGTTCTGAGCGATCCGTCCGCCGCCCGCGCGCATGCGCGCAGCATGGCGGGGACGCGCGTCGAATCGATGCCGGTGCTGCCGCCGGTCGCCGATGACCTGCCCGAAGGGGTCGCGGCGGATGACCTGCTGTGGGAAGAGACGATCGCGCCGGGCGGCTATGCCACGCGCAAGCTGGCGCGCGGGACGCGGCTTCGCCTGATCGATACCAGGGGCGATGCCTGTGCGGGGCTGCAGCTGTTCAATGCCGAGATGCCGACCGAGCGGCTGAACGTTGCGGATACGGTGAAGGTGCAATGGAACGCGTATCTGGGCGCGGGCAAGCTGCTGCTCTCGGACATGGGCCGGGTGCTGATGAGCATCGTCGAGGATGATGCGGGGACGCACGATGCGTTCTGCGGCACCTCGAACGCTGCCACCAACGGCGCAAAATACGGAAATGGCAGCAACAGCGGCCCCTATCCCAATGGCCGGGATCGGTTTTTGCTCGGCGCGGCCAAGCACGGGCTGGGGCGGCGCGATGTCCATCCGTGCGTCAACCTGTTCAAGGGCGCGACCATAGCGGAAGACGGCGCCATCGTGCCGCAGGTCGGGCCTTTCGAGCCTGGCCGCCAGGTGCTGCTGCGCGCGGAGATGGACGTGATCGTGGTGATCGCCAACGTCCCCCATGTGCTCGATCCACGCCCCGAATATACCGTGGCCCCGCTGCGGGTCAGCGCCTGGCGCGGGCCGATCACGCCCGAGAACGACCCCATCCGCAATGCGACGCCCGAAGGCCAGCGCGCCTTTGTGAACGTCGAAGACTATTTCCGTCGCTGA
- a CDS encoding CopG family ribbon-helix-helix protein codes for MGTEPTSVARLSMSLPSELFRQLDMMVEERGLPSRSQLIAELIRHALAAHEATTRPDEMLAGTLTIVYRGDRGRVRHQLAQTQAEYLKEVISSQHVFLEDDQSLEVLLVQGPAVRLNDLCDALRRVRGVHQLQLVTTTALLPPLYEPDAGEHAKGAAA; via the coding sequence ATGGGCACTGAACCGACCAGCGTCGCAAGGCTGTCGATGAGCCTTCCCAGCGAGCTGTTCCGGCAGCTCGACATGATGGTGGAGGAACGCGGCCTGCCGTCGCGCTCGCAGCTGATCGCCGAACTGATCCGCCACGCGCTTGCTGCGCACGAGGCGACGACGCGCCCGGACGAGATGCTCGCGGGTACGCTGACCATCGTCTATCGCGGCGACCGGGGCCGGGTGCGGCACCAGCTCGCGCAGACCCAGGCCGAATATCTCAAGGAGGTCATCTCCTCGCAGCACGTGTTTCTGGAGGATGACCAGTCGCTCGAGGTGCTGCTGGTACAGGGGCCTGCCGTGCGCCTGAACGACCTGTGCGATGCGCTGCGCCGGGTGCGCGGCGTCCACCAGCTGCAACTCGTCACCACCACCGCCCTGCTGCCACCGCTGTACGAGCCGGATGCGGGCGAACATGCCAAGGGAGCCGCTGCATGA
- a CDS encoding ABC transporter ATP-binding protein, whose translation MSAAAAPILSLQNVWVEYGDKIVLEKVDLDIQPGSFVSIVGPSGAGKSSLLRVILGQERPTRGAIELDGQPLAPECGPDRGVVFQRYSVFPHLSALGNVVFGLECEQAPLTARLFGGARKAAREQAEAMLVAVGLADSMHQYPAQLSGGMQQRLAIAQALIKRPRILLLDEPFGALDPGIRADMHALIQQLWQDYALTIVMVTHDIREAFTLGTRVLALDKRRHDPHAPHRFGATAVYDLLLNKKSNPESPESKGVLEIAVNQENA comes from the coding sequence ATGAGCGCTGCTGCTGCACCCATTCTCAGCCTGCAGAACGTGTGGGTCGAATATGGCGACAAGATCGTGCTGGAAAAGGTCGATCTCGACATCCAGCCGGGCTCGTTCGTCTCGATCGTCGGGCCTTCGGGCGCGGGCAAGTCCAGCCTACTGCGCGTCATCCTGGGGCAGGAGCGCCCGACGCGGGGCGCGATCGAACTCGATGGTCAGCCGCTTGCGCCCGAATGCGGGCCCGATCGCGGCGTGGTGTTCCAGCGCTACTCGGTGTTCCCGCACTTGAGCGCGCTCGGCAATGTCGTGTTCGGGCTGGAATGCGAGCAGGCGCCGCTCACCGCGCGGCTGTTCGGTGGCGCGCGCAAGGCGGCGCGCGAGCAGGCCGAAGCGATGCTGGTCGCTGTGGGTCTGGCCGATTCCATGCACCAATATCCCGCGCAGCTTTCCGGCGGCATGCAGCAGCGGCTCGCCATCGCGCAGGCGCTGATCAAGCGGCCGCGCATCCTGCTGCTCGACGAGCCGTTCGGCGCGCTCGATCCCGGCATCCGCGCAGACATGCACGCGCTGATCCAGCAGCTGTGGCAGGATTATGCGCTGACCATCGTCATGGTGACGCACGACATTCGCGAGGCATTCACGCTGGGCACCCGCGTGCTCGCGCTCGACAAGCGCCGGCATGATCCGCACGCGCCGCACCGCTTTGGCGCGACGGCGGTCTACGACCTGTTACTCAACAAGAAGAGCAACCCGGAAAGCCCTGAATCCAAGGGCGTTCTGGAGATTGCCGTCAACCAGGAGAACGCCTGA
- a CDS encoding ABC transporter permease, with the protein MRWVNRHPKKGERILLGALPVVVLLIAYLIVAAQRHADNPMDKILPLPGAMMQAMSALMFQADQLTGQITFWADTLASLQRLGLGLGIATLTALIVSLVLGVLPPVRATFGPLVTGIAVIPPIALLPILFIALGLGETAKIALIAIGVAPVMIRDIAAYVAALPAEQIIKAQTLGASSWQIMIRVALPQAMPRLIHAVRLALGPAWVFLISAEAIAADVGLGYRIFLVRRYLAMDVILPYVAWIALLAILMDWALAFTSRKAFPWAEGHGR; encoded by the coding sequence ATGCGCTGGGTCAACCGCCATCCGAAAAAGGGCGAGCGCATCCTGCTCGGCGCGCTGCCGGTCGTGGTGCTGCTGATCGCCTATCTGATCGTCGCGGCGCAGCGCCATGCCGACAATCCGATGGACAAGATCCTGCCACTGCCCGGGGCGATGATGCAGGCCATGTCGGCGCTGATGTTCCAGGCGGACCAGCTCACCGGGCAGATCACCTTCTGGGCGGATACGCTCGCCAGCCTGCAGCGGCTGGGGCTGGGGTTGGGTATTGCGACGCTGACCGCGCTGATCGTCAGCCTGGTGCTGGGTGTGCTGCCGCCGGTGCGCGCGACCTTCGGCCCGCTGGTAACCGGCATTGCGGTCATCCCGCCGATCGCGCTGCTGCCGATCCTGTTCATCGCGCTGGGGCTGGGCGAGACCGCCAAGATCGCGCTGATCGCCATCGGCGTGGCTCCGGTGATGATCCGCGACATCGCCGCCTATGTCGCCGCGCTCCCCGCCGAACAGATCATCAAGGCGCAGACATTGGGCGCAAGCTCCTGGCAGATCATGATCCGCGTGGCGCTGCCCCAGGCGATGCCGCGGCTGATCCATGCGGTGCGGCTGGCACTGGGGCCTGCCTGGGTGTTCCTGATCTCGGCAGAGGCAATCGCGGCGGACGTGGGGCTGGGTTATCGCATCTTCCTGGTCCGCCGCTATCTCGCGATGGATGTGATCCTGCCCTATGTCGCGTGGATCGCGCTGCTCGCCATCCTGATGGACTGGGCGCTGGCCTTTACCAGCCGCAAGGCCTTTCCCTGGGCAGAAGGGCACGGCCGATGA
- a CDS encoding putative urea ABC transporter substrate-binding protein codes for MTQLLRRLTTLLAMMGALALAACSGSPEEAKPKTEFNIGWSIYAGWMPWPYAQQAGIVKKWADKYGIKINFVQVNDYVESVNQYTAGKFDGVTVTNMDALTIPAAGGKDTTAIIIGDYSNGNDGVLLKGANSLAAIKGRQVYLVELSVSHYLLTRGLEKAGLKSTDVKTVNTSDADIVAAFGAADVNAAVAWNPQLSVMKAEPGVTQVFSSADIPGEILDLMVVDSATLKANPNLGKALAGIWYETVALMQRDDAEGKAARAAMAKLSGATPDMFDSQLATTFLYADPKAALAAATAPGLVTTMTQVRDFSFSKGLFKGASSADAVGMAFPGGKVLGDPARVTLRFDDTFMKLAADGKL; via the coding sequence ATGACACAGCTTTTGCGCAGGCTGACCACCCTGCTGGCGATGATGGGGGCCCTGGCCCTGGCTGCCTGTTCCGGATCCCCTGAAGAGGCCAAGCCCAAGACCGAATTCAATATCGGCTGGTCGATCTATGCGGGATGGATGCCCTGGCCCTATGCGCAACAGGCCGGCATCGTGAAGAAATGGGCCGACAAATACGGCATCAAGATCAACTTCGTGCAGGTCAACGACTATGTGGAGTCGGTCAACCAGTACACGGCCGGCAAGTTCGACGGTGTCACCGTCACCAACATGGATGCGCTGACCATCCCTGCGGCGGGCGGCAAGGACACCACCGCGATCATCATCGGCGATTATTCGAACGGCAATGATGGTGTGCTGCTCAAGGGCGCAAACAGCCTGGCTGCGATCAAGGGGCGGCAGGTCTATCTGGTCGAGCTGTCGGTATCGCATTATCTGCTGACCCGCGGGCTCGAAAAGGCGGGGCTCAAGTCGACCGACGTCAAGACCGTCAACACGTCCGATGCCGATATCGTCGCCGCCTTTGGCGCGGCCGATGTCAACGCTGCGGTGGCGTGGAACCCGCAATTGTCGGTGATGAAGGCGGAGCCTGGCGTCACCCAAGTGTTCAGCTCGGCCGATATTCCCGGCGAGATCCTGGACCTGATGGTGGTCGACAGCGCCACGCTCAAAGCCAATCCCAATCTGGGCAAGGCGCTGGCGGGCATCTGGTACGAAACGGTGGCGCTGATGCAGCGCGACGATGCGGAGGGCAAGGCCGCCCGCGCGGCGATGGCCAAGCTTTCGGGTGCGACACCGGACATGTTCGACAGCCAGCTCGCCACCACCTTCCTCTATGCCGACCCCAAGGCGGCGCTCGCTGCCGCAACGGCGCCCGGGCTGGTCACGACGATGACCCAGGTGCGCGATTTCAGCTTCTCCAAGGGCCTGTTCAAGGGCGCAAGCAGCGCCGATGCGGTGGGCATGGCCTTTCCGGGCGGCAAGGTGCTGGGCGATCCGGCGCGGGTGACCTTGCGCTTTGACGATACGTTCATGAAGCTCGCCGCAGACGGCAAGCTCTGA
- a CDS encoding TonB-dependent receptor — protein sequence MTRELFRATLLGATMLMGVGTAPAFAQDAASDAAQDTEQEGGSNVIVVTATRRATSIQDVPINISAIGDEQLARQRIDDVRDIADFTPGLTISDTGPGSTGTIVMRGLNASDTSATGASFDDALGLYLGEVPLYYDFKLLDIARVEVLLGPQGTLYGLGTLAGAIRNIPNRPNLDSFEGEVHGRFYAKERSSKLGYQLDGVINIPIIKDHLAFRSSTGYFYDPGFIDYTLLLQNPGTSLPQPNGPNTITAAGYAANLRRENDVNFEKTISTRNQLLYQASEDFKLNITYAYQRTKTDGGQYNSDFVFGTGRYESASRFLEPVDRRAHLISAEINANIGNIFDLVATTAHTDVKIERTGDNTDLLLDLDYGYESFPAFSSFNESTNRRKQFNQEVRLVSRHGGPFNWVLGAFYNRRTLQNDYRERLPNHPFVAFGTLPNPLELEYVSFNRSRVTERAVFGEGTFRITPEWQVTAGARYFGYRSEVAGRAVLPLLGDPLSPYDLPSAGGVAKKSGWVWKFNSSYNITPDVMVYATYSKGYRLGGPNTVAPCVLPLNPNQQNVCALPNEQQFGPDTTKNLELGIRTELFDNMLTFNFNVFQIKWNGIQVASATVNGVVGITVNGGTGKSEGFESSFQLRPFPRVSIQGNYAYLDARLTQDVPGIIAVNSPAGVYPSRPIQLDALSGDRLPGSARNTAALGATYTAPFMDGNIVADWTATYRGNVVTRLGWERAFGDKLPGFTQHRASVFYETDKYSIGLWANNIFDKYAVASVSNDRSRVGLNDGVRLRYLRNNVINPRTLGLEARFKF from the coding sequence ATGACGAGAGAACTGTTTCGCGCAACCTTGCTGGGCGCCACCATGTTGATGGGCGTCGGCACTGCGCCCGCTTTCGCGCAGGATGCCGCGAGCGATGCCGCGCAAGACACCGAGCAGGAAGGCGGCAGCAACGTCATCGTGGTGACCGCGACCCGCCGCGCTACCTCCATTCAGGATGTTCCGATCAACATCAGCGCGATCGGCGACGAGCAGCTTGCCCGCCAGCGCATCGACGACGTCCGCGACATTGCCGATTTCACCCCCGGCCTGACCATTTCGGACACCGGCCCCGGATCGACCGGCACCATCGTGATGCGCGGCCTCAATGCGTCGGATACCAGCGCGACCGGCGCTTCGTTCGACGATGCGCTCGGCCTGTATCTGGGCGAAGTGCCGCTCTATTATGATTTCAAGCTGCTCGACATCGCGCGTGTCGAGGTGCTGCTCGGCCCGCAAGGCACGCTCTACGGCCTCGGCACGCTGGCAGGGGCAATCCGCAACATCCCCAACCGGCCCAATCTCGACAGCTTCGAGGGCGAAGTGCATGGCCGCTTCTATGCCAAGGAGCGCAGCTCCAAGCTCGGCTATCAGCTCGACGGCGTGATCAACATCCCGATCATCAAGGACCATCTCGCCTTCCGCAGCTCGACCGGCTATTTCTACGACCCCGGCTTTATCGACTATACGCTGCTGCTGCAGAACCCGGGCACCTCGCTGCCCCAGCCCAATGGGCCGAACACGATCACCGCAGCCGGCTATGCCGCCAACCTGCGGCGCGAGAACGACGTCAACTTCGAAAAGACGATCAGCACCCGCAACCAGCTGCTCTATCAGGCCAGCGAGGACTTCAAGCTCAACATCACCTATGCCTATCAGCGCACCAAGACCGACGGCGGGCAGTATAACAGCGATTTCGTGTTCGGCACCGGACGCTATGAAAGCGCCTCACGCTTCCTGGAACCGGTCGACCGCCGCGCGCATCTGATCAGCGCAGAAATCAACGCGAATATCGGCAATATCTTCGATCTGGTCGCCACCACCGCGCATACCGATGTCAAGATCGAACGCACCGGCGACAATACCGACCTGCTGCTCGATCTCGATTATGGCTATGAATCCTTCCCGGCCTTTTCCAGCTTCAACGAGAGCACCAACCGCCGCAAGCAGTTCAACCAGGAAGTGCGCTTAGTCTCGCGCCATGGTGGACCGTTCAACTGGGTGCTCGGTGCGTTCTACAACCGCCGCACGCTGCAGAACGATTATCGCGAGCGCCTGCCCAACCACCCGTTCGTTGCCTTCGGCACGCTGCCCAATCCGCTCGAGCTCGAATATGTCTCGTTCAACCGGTCGCGGGTGACCGAACGTGCGGTGTTCGGCGAAGGCACATTCCGCATCACGCCCGAATGGCAGGTGACGGCTGGCGCGCGCTATTTCGGCTATCGCTCGGAAGTTGCGGGCCGTGCGGTGCTGCCGCTGCTCGGCGATCCGCTGAGCCCCTATGATCTGCCCTCGGCCGGCGGCGTCGCCAAGAAGAGCGGCTGGGTCTGGAAGTTCAACAGCTCGTACAACATCACGCCCGATGTCATGGTCTATGCGACCTATTCCAAGGGTTACCGCCTGGGCGGGCCGAACACGGTGGCGCCCTGCGTGCTGCCGCTCAACCCCAACCAGCAGAATGTCTGCGCGCTGCCCAATGAACAGCAATTCGGGCCGGACACGACCAAAAACCTTGAACTCGGTATCCGCACCGAATTGTTCGACAATATGCTGACGTTCAACTTCAACGTCTTCCAGATCAAGTGGAACGGCATCCAGGTCGCGTCCGCCACGGTCAACGGCGTGGTCGGCATCACCGTCAATGGCGGCACCGGCAAGTCCGAAGGCTTCGAGTCCTCGTTCCAGCTGCGCCCCTTCCCCCGTGTCAGCATACAGGGCAACTATGCCTATCTCGATGCGCGGCTGACCCAGGATGTGCCGGGGATCATCGCGGTCAACAGCCCGGCGGGTGTCTATCCCAGCCGCCCGATCCAGCTGGACGCCTTGTCGGGCGATCGCCTGCCGGGGTCTGCACGGAATACCGCTGCGCTGGGCGCAACCTATACCGCCCCGTTCATGGACGGGAATATCGTTGCCGACTGGACCGCAACCTATCGCGGCAATGTCGTGACCCGGCTGGGCTGGGAGCGCGCCTTTGGCGACAAGCTGCCCGGCTTCACCCAGCACCGCGCCTCCGTCTTCTATGAAACCGACAAGTACAGCATCGGTCTGTGGGCCAACAACATCTTCGACAAATATGCCGTGGCATCGGTGTCGAACGACCGCTCGCGCGTCGGGCTGAACGATGGGGTGCGGCTGCGCTATCTGCGCAACAACGTCATCAATCCGCGCACCCTGGGGCTGGAGGCGCGGTTCAAGTTCTGA